In the genome of Acidimicrobiales bacterium, the window TGCCAGGACTCCCGCGGCCGCCACTGCGCCCGAGATGGCGAGGAGCATCGTCCAGCGGCCGAACCGAGGCAACGAGCGGAACGCGAGCAGCGTGGCCAGAAGGTCCCCGGCGTCAGCCAGGCCGCCGGCTTCCATCCAGCCACGGGACGGCGCGCCGCGATCCATGGCCAGGATGGCTCCGATCCCGAGGGCAACGTCACGGATGCCGAACGACCGGGCCAGCAGCTTGTCGGTGGGACGACCCATCCCACGCCCCAACAACGGCCTCATCACGAGGTTCGGGGCCAGGACGGTGGTCGCCCCGATAGCCATCCGCAGCCCGGCCACCCAACGGGCGTAGTCGCGTGCCTGCTCTTTGGTCACGGCGCCTTCATAGCACCTCCCGCCATCAGCTCCGCTCCCCACCATGTGCGGCGTCGGGGCAGACCGAATGGTAGGGGCACGTCCGGCAAACCCGCTCGGCGCTGACACCCCGCCACTCCCGCTCGTCGCCGACCGCGGCGGCGAGGCCGATGAGCTCGGCCGAGATCTCCGCCAGGTCCTCGGCGTCGGGCTCGAAGGGGTCCGGATCGTCGGAGGCCTCGGGCGCCAGGTGCTCGTGGCGCAGCCGAAGCTGGAGCCCGAGCTCGTCGGCCATCGGCGCCAGCAGCCACGCCTGCACCCGGGCTTCGGCACTCTCGCGCAGCGAGGCCACGTGCGGCATGCCGCACTTGTAGTCACGGGCGTCGAGGAGCCCGTCGTGAGACCACACGGCATCGATCGTCCCGGTCACCATGAGCAGCGGCCGGGCACCGAACCAGCCCCGGGCAAGCTCTCGCTCGTGGCCGACCGACATGGCTCCGCGGGGACAGCGGCGGGCATGGCGATCGAGAAATCCCAGCGTCCTGGCGGCATCGACGCCGTCAGCTCCAGCGTGGCTCTCGGCCAGGTCGGACATCCAGGCCGCGTCGCCACACCGCTCTTCGCGGTGGAGTCGGTGCAACAGCTGGTGGACGAGCAGCCCTTCGTTGGCGCCGCCCGGCCCCGCGTCGGTGCCGGGTAGCGACAGCAGGTGGCGGGCTCGAAAGGCCCGCCGACACCGGTACCAGTTCTCCACGGCCGTCGGGCTCAGGCGCACGATGTCGCCGACGAGGTCCTCTCCACGGACGTCGTCGAGATGGGTCGGCGGGACGGGCGGGCCCGCGCCGCGGTGGGCCGGGCAGTCCTCGGCGTGCCGGCACATGCCACACCCCTGGCCGATCTGGGCCGACGGCGAGCGGGCTCGTTCCCGGACGACCCCCACCCGCTCGTCGACCAGCGCCGCCAGACCGGGGAGGTCTCGGGACCACTCGATCTCCCACTCGTCGGCGTCGGCACCCAACAGGTCGACGTGGCGTACCCGGAGACGCTGGCCCGATGCCAGGCGCGCCAGACGCAGCACGGCACAGAGGACCTTGGCGCTCCGCGCGGGGTCGGCGCACACCCGACCACCCCAGAGCTCGAGCTGGCGGAGCTCCAGGTTGCCGGCGGCGTCCTCGACGGTCAGATCGATGGCGCCACCGACAGTGAGGTTCCGCTTCGGCCAGTAGTCGGGCCTGCTGGGTCCGTGGCCGACGGCGCGGACGTCCTGGCCACCGAAGTGCCGGACGTAGCCGGCACCCGCCTCCTCGAAGATGGCTGCCTCCTCGGGGAGCAGGTTCGAAGGAGGATCGAAGTCGTCGGGCCCAGGCGCCCGCAGCTGCCGGTGAGCCGCCGTGGCCCTGGCCACGAGGGCGTTGCGGATACGCCATCGATTGAACGCAGTTCGCGTGCCTGGTCGCTCCTCGATCTCGCAGGCCAGCCACCGCGGGCACGCCCGCTCAGCGGCCTCGAGGCACAGCGGCGTCACCTTGGCGGGAGCGGGTGTCACCCTCGATCGCTTCGGCGCACGAATGACGATGGTACTGACGGGGTGGGCGGCGATCGCGGAACGAAAATTCCTCCAAGTTTTCCGCCAACAGCATCGCCCACCGCCATAGACTCCGGCGATGGCTCGCGTTATGGCGGTGGCGAACCAGAAGGGCGGGGTTGCCAAGACCACGACCGTGCACGCGCTGGGGGTCGCGCTCACCGAGCTCGGCGAACGTGTGCTGCTGGTCGACCTGGATCCCCAGGCGTGCCTCACGTACTCGGTGGGACTCGACCCTGACACCCTGGCTCGGTCGGTGCACGACGTCTTCGTCCGACGCGTGCCGGTCAAAGAAGTGCTGCAGTCCGTCGACGGCGTCGACGTGGTGCCAGCGACGATCGACCTCGCTGGCTCCGAGGTGCTGCTCCTCACCCGCACCGGTCGGGAACACGCCCTGGCCAGAGCGCTGGAGCCATTGCAAGGTGGTTACGACACCGTGCTCGTGGACTGCCCGCCGTCGCTGGGCGTGCTCACCATCAACGGGCTCACTGTCGCCGACGAGGTCCTCGTGCCGCTGCAGTGCGAGGCCCTGAGCCATCGTGGCGTGGCCCAGCTCCTCGACACCATCGAGGACGTGCGGACATTCGCCAACTCCGATCTCGCCGTGCGGGGGATCATCGCCACCATGCTCGACTCGAGGACCCGCCATTCACGGCAGATCCTCGGCGACGTGCGCGATCGGTATGCGCTGCCGGTCCTCGATCCTCCCGTGGGCAAGTCCATCCGCTTCGCCGAGGCGCCCGCCCGCGGACGCTCGATCCTCCGCCACGCCCCTAGCTCGCCGGGCGCCGAGGCGTACCGGGCCCTGGCTCGGACCCTCCACGCCGACCAGAACGGGCGGGAGACGGTGGGGAGCTGAGATGGCTGGCGGTTCCGATCCCCTGGGCCGGCGGGCCCTCTTCTGGGCTCCCGGCGTGCGCTCGGAGGAACACGACCACGAGGCTCCCGAGGCGTCGGGTCGGCGCGCCCTGTTCTCGGCCCCTGAGCCCCGGCCCGGGACCATGGTCCTCGTGTGCTCCTCGTGCGGGGTCCACACGCGGATGACCTACGCCGACTTCGTCCGCCGTCACTTCCCGTTCTGGCT includes:
- a CDS encoding PD-(D/E)XK nuclease family protein, translating into MTPAPAKVTPLCLEAAERACPRWLACEIEERPGTRTAFNRWRIRNALVARATAAHRQLRAPGPDDFDPPSNLLPEEAAIFEEAGAGYVRHFGGQDVRAVGHGPSRPDYWPKRNLTVGGAIDLTVEDAAGNLELRQLELWGGRVCADPARSAKVLCAVLRLARLASGQRLRVRHVDLLGADADEWEIEWSRDLPGLAALVDERVGVVRERARSPSAQIGQGCGMCRHAEDCPAHRGAGPPVPPTHLDDVRGEDLVGDIVRLSPTAVENWYRCRRAFRARHLLSLPGTDAGPGGANEGLLVHQLLHRLHREERCGDAAWMSDLAESHAGADGVDAARTLGFLDRHARRCPRGAMSVGHERELARGWFGARPLLMVTGTIDAVWSHDGLLDARDYKCGMPHVASLRESAEARVQAWLLAPMADELGLQLRLRHEHLAPEASDDPDPFEPDAEDLAEISAELIGLAAAVGDEREWRGVSAERVCRTCPYHSVCPDAAHGGERS
- a CDS encoding ParA family protein is translated as MARVMAVANQKGGVAKTTTVHALGVALTELGERVLLVDLDPQACLTYSVGLDPDTLARSVHDVFVRRVPVKEVLQSVDGVDVVPATIDLAGSEVLLLTRTGREHALARALEPLQGGYDTVLVDCPPSLGVLTINGLTVADEVLVPLQCEALSHRGVAQLLDTIEDVRTFANSDLAVRGIIATMLDSRTRHSRQILGDVRDRYALPVLDPPVGKSIRFAEAPARGRSILRHAPSSPGAEAYRALARTLHADQNGRETVGS